From Methanobacterium congolense, one genomic window encodes:
- a CDS encoding ABC transporter ATP-binding protein, translating into MSNNVIEFKDVWKTYKMGDEGVNALAGLNLALRTGSFTAVMGPSGSGKSTFLHVAGILDTPTRGTFLINGKEPGKFSSKKQAQMRRNEIGFVFQRFNLMHQLTVLENVMLPMIKEDKSKAMELIDRMGLEGKHNKLPSQLSGGEQQRVAIARALINDPSIVFADEPTGELDSKNANAIMQIFQDLNRKDGVTVVIVTHNLESAEYSDEIIEMRDGKIRV; encoded by the coding sequence ATGAGTAACAATGTAATTGAATTTAAAGATGTCTGGAAAACATATAAAATGGGGGATGAGGGGGTAAACGCCCTTGCAGGGCTGAATTTAGCCCTGAGAACTGGATCTTTCACTGCAGTGATGGGTCCCTCTGGATCTGGAAAATCAACCTTCCTCCATGTTGCAGGAATACTGGACACCCCTACAAGGGGTACTTTCCTCATAAATGGAAAGGAACCCGGCAAATTCTCCTCAAAAAAACAGGCCCAGATGCGTAGAAATGAGATAGGATTTGTTTTCCAGAGGTTCAACCTGATGCATCAGCTCACGGTCCTTGAGAACGTAATGCTCCCAATGATCAAGGAGGACAAATCAAAAGCAATGGAGCTCATCGATAGGATGGGGTTGGAGGGCAAGCATAACAAACTTCCAAGCCAGCTTTCAGGTGGTGAACAGCAGCGCGTTGCAATAGCCCGTGCCCTTATCAATGATCCATCGATAGTTTTTGCAGATGAACCAACTGGAGAGCTTGACAGCAAGAACGCAAATGCAATAATGCAGATATTCCAGGATCTAAACCGTAAGGATGGTGTCACCGTCGTGATCGTGACCCACAACCTGGAATCTGCTGAATACTCAGATGAGATCATTGAGATGAGGGATGGGAAGATTCGGGTATAA